AAATTTATCTAACCGGATTTCAATTTTTCCAGATTTAATTTCTTGTACAGCTTTTGCAACATCCATTGTAACTGTTCCGCTTTTAGGGTTTGGCATGAGCCCTTTTGGTCCGAGAACTTTTCCAAGCTTTCCCAATTCTGGCATCATATCCGGCGTTGCAATGATAGTATCTATTTCAGCCCACCCTGATTTTATTTTTTCAAGGTATTCTTTATTTCCGACAAAATCCGATCCGGCTTCTTCAGCTTCTTTTTCTTTCGGCCCTTGCGTGATAACCAATACTTTCACCTCTTTTCCAGTGCCGCTTGGGAGAGACGCAGTAACGCGAATATTTTGATCTGCATGGCGCGGATCCACACCAAGACCAATCGACAACTCAATCGTTTCATCAAATTT
This genomic stretch from Candidatus Neomarinimicrobiota bacterium harbors:
- the rplA gene encoding 50S ribosomal protein L1 translates to MSQTKNQKSFEEKLDRMKEYSLGDAISLLKDLSFAKFDETIELSIGLGVDPRHADQNIRVTASLPSGTGKEVKVLVITQGPKEKEAEEAGSDFVGNKEYLEKIKSGWAEIDTIIATPDMMPELGKLGKVLGPKGLMPNPKSGTVTMDVAKAVQEIKSGKIEIRLDKFGIAHVICGKMSFENDALADNIKKIYETIIKARPAAVKGTYLKKITLSSSMGPGIKLDKSKIR